A window of Variovorax paradoxus EPS genomic DNA:
CGGGCCTTGACTTCGAGCGCGCGGCCGATGGCGAGCAACGATTTCTCTGCCCGCGTGAGCGAGAACACGCGGCGGCCGGGGTCGATGTCGCAGCCCACGCGCGCCATCACGCGGCGCGCGGTGTCGTTCGCGGCGGACCAGTCGATGAGCCCGAAGCGGCGCGGGTAGCCGGTGCCCAGGCCCACGTTCTCCGCCACGGTCATCCATTCGACGAGGCCCAGGTCCTGGTGGATGAAGGCGACGGGCTGCTCGCGGCGGTCGGTGCGCCGCCATGCGGCTTGCGGCTGGCCGTCGAAAAGAATCTCGCCCTGGTCCGCGGGATAGATGCCCGCGAGCAGCTTGATGAGCGTGGACTTGCCCGCGCCGTTCTCGCCGAGCAACGCGAGGATTTCTCCGGCGCGCACATCGAGCGTCACGTGGTCCACGGCCTGCGTGCCGCCGAAGCGTTTGCAGAGGGACTGGAATTGCAGCAGGGGCGCGTTCATGGGCATGTCGCTCCGCGTGTGTGGAGGCGGATGCGATAGAGCGAGGTGGAGGCGCACACGTAGAGCTCGTTGCCGTCGCTGCCGCCGAAGCTGAGGTTGCCCACCTTCTCCGGCACGGCGATGCGCGCCATGCGCGTGCCGTCGGGGTGGTAGACCTGCACGCTGTCGGCGCTGCTCGTGTAGAGAAAACCGTTCACGTCGATGCGAAAGCCGTCGGAGAGCCCCGGGTTCACCACGGCGAACACGCGCGGGTTGGCGAGGTCCTGCCCGCCGATCACATCGAAGGCGACGATGTGGTGGTGGCCCGAGCCGTCGGTGCGCAGCGCGGCCGAGGTGTCGCTCACATAAAGAATGCTTTCGTCGGGCGAGAAGGCCAGGCCGTTCGGCTCCTCGATGATGTCGCTCACCGAGCGCAGTGCGCCGGTGGCGGGGTCGAAGCGAAAGACATGGTTGCGGCCCAGTTCGCTCTCGGCCTTGTGGCCTTCATGGTCCGAGACGATGCCGTAGGGCGGATCGGTGAACCAGATGCTGCCGTCGCGCTTCACGATCACGTCGTTCGGCGAATTGAGGCGCCGGCCCTGGTAGCGGTCGACCACCACCTCGTCGACCAGCGGCACGAAGCCCGGGCCGAAGCGCGTTCGCACGATGGCGCGCCGGCCGTGCGAGCAATGGAGCAGGGCGCCATCGGCCTCGCGCGTGTGGCCGTTCGTGAACTCCACGCCTTCGCGCCACACGGTCATGCCGGTGTCGGCGTGCCAGCGCAGCATGCGGTTGTTGGGAATGTCGCTCCACAGCACCGCGCCGTCTTCGCGCATCCACACGGGGCCTTCGCTCCATGCGGCCCCGGTGCACAGGCGTTCGAGCAGGGGTGAGCCATGGGCCACGGATGCGAAACGGGCGTCGAAGACTTCGATGGTCATGGCCGAAGTCTGGCATCGAATGTGATACCGGTAACCTAGGCTTTTCCCGAACACGGATAGAACCGGTCATCACTCTAGAATTTCCTCGATGTCGGAGGTCGGTGGATCGAATCAAGGAAGCGGATTTTTGGTTATCGGTATCTGCCGACTCACTCGCATCCCTCGCATATCCTCAGACCCCATTCCAGAGAGAGCAACTTGCCCCCGACCAAAGCCCCCGCTCCCCCGTCCCGCCCGGCAACGATGGCCGACGTGGCCGCGCGCGTGGGCGTCTCGAAGATGACGGTGTCGCGCGCGCTCAACCGCAGCGCGGGCAGCGACCGCGCGACCTCCGAGGCGCTGCGCCAGCGCATCCTGCAGGCCTGCGAGGACATGGGCTATGTGATCGACCAGACGGCGCGCACCTTCTCGAGCAAGCGCTCGGGCTTCATCGCGGTGCTGATTCCGTCTCTCAACAATTCCAACTTTTCAGAGACCGCGCAGGGCATCACCGCGGCCGTGGAAGCGCGCGGCCTGCAGGTGCTGCTCGGGTACACCGACTACCGCGTGGAGAACGAAGAGCGCCTGCTGCGCGCCATGCTCGCGCGCCGGCCCGAAGGCGTGATCCTCACCGGGGGCTCGCACACCCCCGCCGCGCGCGCCATGCTGCAAGCGGCCGGCGTGCCGGTGGTCGAGACCTGGGATCTGCCCGACCAACCGGTGGAGCACACGGTCGGCTTCTCGAATGCGGAGGCGGCCGGCGCCATGGTGCGGCACCTGCATGGCCAGGGTTACCGGCGCATCGCGTTCATCGGAGGCACCTCGAACCGCGACACGCGCGGTGCCGACCGGCAGCGCGGCTACGCGCAGGCGATCCGCGAACTCGGCCTGCCCGACGGCCGCGTGATCAGCTTCGGCCAGCCGCCCATCTCGATGGCGCAGGGCGGCGAAGCGGTGGCGCAGCTGATCCGCCAGTGGCCCGACGTAGACGCGGTGCTCTGCGTGTCCGACCTCTCGGCGTTCGGCGCCTTGATGGAATGCCAGCGCCGCGGTTGGAACGTACCGGGCCGCATCGCGATCGCGGGCTTCGGCGACTTCGAAGTCGCGCGCGCCTGCCATCCGCGCATCACCACCGTGGCGGTGGATTGCGTGGGCCTGGGCAAGGCGGCCGGCGAGCTGCTGCTGCGCGTGATGGATGGCGCCGCCGACGGCCATCGCCCGCCGCCGGAGACGGTGATGATCCCGTTCCAGATCACCCAGCGCGAGAGTTCCTGAGGCTGTTCCCGCGAAGGCAGGCTCAGGCGGTTGCGGCTTCCCCGAAGTCCGCAAAATCGATCAGCACCTTCATCGCCTGCTTCCGGTCGCTCGCCAGCTCGAAGGCCTCGCGCGCTTTCAGCATCGGGAAGGTGTGCGACACCACCGGCGACAGGTCGATCCGCCCTTCGTTGATGAGCCGCACCGCAAGCGCGAACTCCGCATGAAAGCGGAAGGAGCCGCAGATGCTCAGCTCCTTGGCCACCACCATGTTCTGCGGAATGCTCACGTCGCCGCCCAGGCCCAGCTGAACGACGATGCCGCGCGGACGCATCACCTCCAGGCCGTCGCGCAGTGCGCGCTCGTTGCCCGAGCATTCGAGCATCACGTCGAAAGTGCCCTTGTCGGCCGCGTAGCGCGACACCCAGGTCTTGTCCTGCACGACGTTGACGGTGCTGTCGGCGCCGATGGCGCGCGCGATCGCGAGCGGCTCGTCGACCACGTCGGTCGCGACGATTTCGGCCGCGCCGTGCACGCGCGCCGCCGCAATCGCCAGCACGCCGATGGGCCCGCAGCCCGACACCAGCACGCGCTTGCCCAGCAAGGAACCGGCCCGCGACACCGCGTGCAGCCCGACCGAGAACGGCTCGGCCAATGCCGCGAGGCGAAGCGGCACGTGGTCGGCCACCTTCACGCATTGCGTGGCCTCGCAGAGCAGCATGTTGCGGAACGCCCCCTGCACATGCGGCGTGCGCATCGCGCTGCCGTAGAAGCGCATCTCCAGGCACTGGTTGGGCAGGCCTTCGAGGCAGAACTTGCAGGCGCCGCACGGCCGGCTCGGGTTGATAGCGACCTTGTCGCCGATGCGCACGCTCTCCACGCCCGGCGCCACCGCGACCACGGTGCCCGCCACTTCATGGCCCAGCACCATCGGCTCCTTGATGCGCACGGTGCCGAAGCCGCCGTTGTGAAAGTAGTGCAGGTCGGAGCCGCAGATGCCGCCCATGCCGACCTTCACCAGCACCTGGCCCGGGCCGATTTCGCCGGCGTCCTGTTCGTCGAGCCGGAGGTCGTCCGGCGCATGGATCACGAGGCACATACAACGCATACGCATGGAATTTTTCCTTCAGGCGACGGGGGTGATGAGAGGCAGGCCGCCGAAGTGCGCCTGCAGGTTGCGGCGCACCAGCTCGCCCATGGCGCGGCGCGTCTGTTCGGTGCCGCTGCCATGGTGCGGATGCAGCACCACGTTGTCGAGCGCCGCGAAGCGCGGGTCAATGCGCGGCTCGTTGAGGAACACGTCGAGCGCCGCGCCCGCAATGGATTTCTCTTCGAGCGCCTGCAGCATCGCGCCCTCGTCGACGGTGGTGCCGCGCGACACGTTCACGAGCCAGCCGGCGGGGCCCAGCGCCTGCAGCACTTCGGCGTCGACGATGCCCCGCGTGGCCTCGCCGCCCGGCAGGATGACGATCAGCACATCGCACCAGTCGGCCATGGCCGTCAGGCTGGCGAAGTGGAGGTGCGGGCTGTCCGCCTTCGGCGTGCGGCTGAAGTAACCCAGCTCGACGTCGAAGCCCGACAGCCGCCGCGCGATGGCACTGCCGATGCGCCCGAAACCCGCGATGCCGATGCGCTGGCCGAAGACGCGCGTGGTCAGCGGCATGCCGCCGTTGGCCCAGGCACCGCTGCGCACGAAGGCATCGCCTGCCGGAATGCGCCGCTGCAGCGCCAGCGTGAGCCCGACAGCGAGGTCGGCCACGTCGCCGTTGAGCACGTCGGGCGTGTTGGTCACGCGGATGCCGCGCGCGCGGCAGGCGGCGAGGTCGATGCCGTCGGTGCCGACGCCGTAGCAGGCGATCAGCTCCAGGGCGGGCAAGGCGGCGATGAGCTCGG
This region includes:
- a CDS encoding SMP-30/gluconolactonase/LRE family protein; this translates as MTIEVFDARFASVAHGSPLLERLCTGAAWSEGPVWMREDGAVLWSDIPNNRMLRWHADTGMTVWREGVEFTNGHTREADGALLHCSHGRRAIVRTRFGPGFVPLVDEVVVDRYQGRRLNSPNDVIVKRDGSIWFTDPPYGIVSDHEGHKAESELGRNHVFRFDPATGALRSVSDIIEEPNGLAFSPDESILYVSDTSAALRTDGSGHHHIVAFDVIGGQDLANPRVFAVVNPGLSDGFRIDVNGFLYTSSADSVQVYHPDGTRMARIAVPEKVGNLSFGGSDGNELYVCASTSLYRIRLHTRGATCP
- a CDS encoding LacI family DNA-binding transcriptional regulator — translated: MADVAARVGVSKMTVSRALNRSAGSDRATSEALRQRILQACEDMGYVIDQTARTFSSKRSGFIAVLIPSLNNSNFSETAQGITAAVEARGLQVLLGYTDYRVENEERLLRAMLARRPEGVILTGGSHTPAARAMLQAAGVPVVETWDLPDQPVEHTVGFSNAEAAGAMVRHLHGQGYRRIAFIGGTSNRDTRGADRQRGYAQAIRELGLPDGRVISFGQPPISMAQGGEAVAQLIRQWPDVDAVLCVSDLSAFGALMECQRRGWNVPGRIAIAGFGDFEVARACHPRITTVAVDCVGLGKAAGELLLRVMDGAADGHRPPPETVMIPFQITQRESS
- a CDS encoding L-idonate 5-dehydrogenase, coding for MRMRCMCLVIHAPDDLRLDEQDAGEIGPGQVLVKVGMGGICGSDLHYFHNGGFGTVRIKEPMVLGHEVAGTVVAVAPGVESVRIGDKVAINPSRPCGACKFCLEGLPNQCLEMRFYGSAMRTPHVQGAFRNMLLCEATQCVKVADHVPLRLAALAEPFSVGLHAVSRAGSLLGKRVLVSGCGPIGVLAIAAARVHGAAEIVATDVVDEPLAIARAIGADSTVNVVQDKTWVSRYAADKGTFDVMLECSGNERALRDGLEVMRPRGIVVQLGLGGDVSIPQNMVVAKELSICGSFRFHAEFALAVRLINEGRIDLSPVVSHTFPMLKAREAFELASDRKQAMKVLIDFADFGEAATA
- a CDS encoding 2-hydroxyacid dehydrogenase, translated to MTAATPSPHVLMPGTYPEWDMAPLRSQYTLHRLWEAPDRQAFIAEHAPNIRAVATRGELGANTELIAALPALELIACYGVGTDGIDLAACRARGIRVTNTPDVLNGDVADLAVGLTLALQRRIPAGDAFVRSGAWANGGMPLTTRVFGQRIGIAGFGRIGSAIARRLSGFDVELGYFSRTPKADSPHLHFASLTAMADWCDVLIVILPGGEATRGIVDAEVLQALGPAGWLVNVSRGTTVDEGAMLQALEEKSIAGAALDVFLNEPRIDPRFAALDNVVLHPHHGSGTEQTRRAMGELVRRNLQAHFGGLPLITPVA